A genomic stretch from Peromyscus eremicus chromosome 6, PerEre_H2_v1, whole genome shotgun sequence includes:
- the Agtr1 gene encoding type-1 angiotensin II receptor — MILNSSTEDGIKRIQDDCPKAGRHNYIFVMIPTLYSIIFVVGIFGNSLVVIVIYFYMKLKTVASVFLLNLALADLCFLLTLPLWAVYTAMEYRWPFGNHLCKIASGSVSFNLYASVFLLTCLSIDRYLAIVHPMKSRLRRTMLVAKVTCIIIWLLAGLASLPVVIHRNVFFIENTNITVCAFHYESQNSTLPVGLGLTKNILGFLFPFLIILTSYTLIWRALKKAYDIQKNKPRNDDIFRIIMAIVLFFFFSWVPHQIFTFLDVLIQLGIIRNCKIADIVDTAMPITICIAYFNNCLNPLFYGFLGKKFKKYFLQLLKYIPPKSKSHSGLSTKMSTLSYRTSDNMSSLAKKPVSCFEVE, encoded by the coding sequence ATGATCCTTAACTCCTCTACTGAAGATGGAATTAAACGAATTCAAGATGATTGCCCCAAGGCTGGCAGACACAATTACATTTTTGTCATGATCCCTACACTCTACAGCATCATCTTTGTGGTGGGAATATTTGGAAACAGCTTGGTGGTAATTGTCATTTACTTTTACATGAAGCTGAAGACCGTGGCCAGTGTTTTTCTTCTGAATCTTGCCCTGGCTGATTTATGCTTTTTGTTGACTTTGCCACTGTGGGCTGTCTACACCGCTATGGAATACCGATGGCCCTTTGGCAATCACCTTTGTAAGATCGCATCAGGCAGTGTCAGTTTCAACCTTTATGCCAGTGTGTTCCTGCTCACCTGTCTCAGCATCGATCGCTACCTGGCCATTGTCCACCCAATGAAGTCTCGCCTCCGCCGCACAATGCTGGTGGCCAAAGTCACTTGCATCATCATCTGGCTGCTGGCTGGCTTGGCCAGTTTGCCAGTCGTCATCCACCGAAATGTATTTTTCATTGAGAACACCAATATCACAGTATGTGCTTTCCATTATGAGTCTCAGAACTCAACACTCCCTGTTGGGTTGGGCCTGACCAAAAACATTCTGGGCTTCCTGTTCCCTTTTCTGATTATTCTCACCAGCTATACTCTAATTTGGAGAGCCCTAAAGAAGGCTTATGACATTCAGAAGAACAAGCCAAGAAATGATGATATCTTTAGGATAATTATGGCtattgtgcttttctttttcttttcctgggttCCCCACCAAATATTCACTTTTCTGGATGTGCTCATTCAGCTGGGCATTATCCGAAACTGTAAAATCGCTGACATCGTGGACACTGCTATGCCTATCACCATCTGCATAGCTTATTTTAATAATTGCCTGAACCCTCTGTTTTACGGGTTTctgggaaaaaaatttaaaaaatatttccttcagCTTCTGAAGTACATTCCCCCAAAGTCCAAGTCCCACTCAGGCCTGTCAACAAAGATGAGCACTCTTTCCTACCGAACTTCAGACAACATGAGCTCATTGGCCAAGAAGCCTGTGTCTTGTTTTGAGGTGGAGTAA